CCTATCTCTGTCACCGCCTGCGCCAAAGACTGCGATCAAATTTAGATGTCTAAGCGAGTTTAGCACCTTTTCTATGCCATCTGGTGTATGGGCAAAATCTACGATGACTAGCGGATCGGTGCTAACGACCTCCATCCTGCCACTCACTCCCCTAAATTTACTTATCGCCTTTGAAAGTGCGGCCGCTTCTGGGCGCTCTAGCAGGCAAACAGCTCCAAGAGCGGCGATTAGGTTATAGAGATTAAACTCGCCTTGAAGGCTTGAGTCTATCTCCACATCGCCATTTGGCGTCTTGATAACTGCGTCTATGCCGTCTTTTAGCCCATAAACTATCGGCGCAAAGCTAGCTGGCTTTTTGAGTGCGTATGTGTAGGCGTTTTTTGGGTTAAATTTAACTCCACCATCGTCAATGTTTATGAGTTTTACGCTCTCATCGTCAAAGAAGCTTGATTTTACCCTAGCGTACTCCTCCATGCTCTTGTGGTAGTCTAGGTGATCTTGCGTTAGGTTTGTAAAAATTTTAAGAGCAAAATTTAAGCTCTCTATGCGTTTTTGAGCGATCGCGTGTGAGCTAACCTCCATCACGAAGTACTCACAGCCCTGTTCGCTGGCTGCTTTGAGATATGAGAGCGTCTTTAAAATGGCACTTGTCGTAAGCGCCTTGTCATCTATCTGCTCACCCTCTATAAAAGCCCCTCTAGTGCCACTTAGCCCGCATTTTTTGCCTAACTTTCGCAGGGTCTCGTAGATAGCCGCAGCCGTTGTGGTCTTGCCATTTGTCCCTGTGATGCCAACTATCTTTAAGCTTTCATCTATTTTTAAAAGCTTTTTGCACTCTTCAAGGGTGATTATTTTAGCGCCCTTTTTTACCGCAGCCTCTGCAAATTTCGCATTTGCAGTGGTTTGCACAAAGTATGCACCCTGCTCGCACTCGTTTGAGTCATCTGTTATGAAGCTATTTTCTACTGATATTTTCATCGTTTTGTCTTTTTTGTATCTCTTTAAAAAGCTGATCTATACGCTCGTCGCCGCCAAACATCACCGCCGCACTCTCAAGGTAGTTCATGCTCATATCGATGAAGTCATTTTTTATCAAATTTCCTAAAAATTCCAAAAAATCGTCTTTGTTTGAGATCATCACCTTGGTTGAGAACATGATGTTTTCAAAGACCTTTTTAAAGCTGCCGTCCTTATAAACAGCCCTTTTAAAGTCCTCGTAGCTGATCGCGTCTTGCTCTTCAAAATACTCGCTCTCCTCGTCTCTGGACTCTAAAATTTTTAAAATTTCCTCCACGCCCTCGTCGTCCTCGCCGGCTCTTACCTTCGCCATGTAGTAGTCAAACAAGAGCTTTGCCTCCTCGGCATTTTCCTCGCCAAGAGAGCAAATTTGTATCAAAAATAGCAGATCCTTCTCGCGTGTCTTTTCGTAGGCTAGCGAAAAGTAAAAGATCGCATCTTTAAATTTAGATCGTTTAAAGTGCTTTATGCCTACTTTTTTAT
This genomic stretch from Campylobacter concisus harbors:
- a CDS encoding histidine kinase; this encodes MMDYKKVGIKHFKRSKFKDAIFYFSLAYEKTREKDLLFLIQICSLGEENAEEAKLLFDYYMAKVRAGEDDEGVEEILKILESRDEESEYFEEQDAISYEDFKRAVYKDGSFKKVFENIMFSTKVMISNKDDFLEFLGNLIKNDFIDMSMNYLESAAVMFGGDERIDQLFKEIQKRQNDENISRK
- a CDS encoding UDP-N-acetylmuramoyl-L-alanyl-D-glutamate--2,6-diaminopimelate ligase — protein: MKISVENSFITDDSNECEQGAYFVQTTANAKFAEAAVKKGAKIITLEECKKLLKIDESLKIVGITGTNGKTTTAAAIYETLRKLGKKCGLSGTRGAFIEGEQIDDKALTTSAILKTLSYLKAASEQGCEYFVMEVSSHAIAQKRIESLNFALKIFTNLTQDHLDYHKSMEEYARVKSSFFDDESVKLINIDDGGVKFNPKNAYTYALKKPASFAPIVYGLKDGIDAVIKTPNGDVEIDSSLQGEFNLYNLIAALGAVCLLERPEAAALSKAISKFRGVSGRMEVVSTDPLVIVDFAHTPDGIEKVLNSLRHLNLIAVFGAGGDRDRTKRPKMGAIAQKYARICIVTSDNPRSEEPESIIDEICAGMSQNENLIRNANRKEAIALAISKLEPGWALVILGKGDEPYQEIKGVKHPFSDKEVVLEILCR